Proteins encoded in a region of the Streptomyces sp. NBC_01471 genome:
- a CDS encoding precorrin-8X methylmutase, with protein MFDYEKDGPAIYRQSFATIRAEADLSELPADVSQVAVRMIHACGMVDLVRDLAYTPQVVARAREALRAGAPVLCDVAMVASGVTRKRLPAGNEVVCTLSDPSVPGLAAELGTTRTAAALELWRDRMEGAVVAVGNAPTALFRLLEMVRDGAPRPAAVIGMPVGFVGAAESKDALADSVHGLDHLVVRGRRGGSAIAAAAVNAIASEEE; from the coding sequence TTTGCGACCATCCGCGCAGAGGCGGACCTCTCGGAGCTTCCCGCCGATGTCAGCCAGGTCGCCGTCCGGATGATCCACGCCTGCGGCATGGTCGACCTGGTGCGCGATCTCGCCTACACGCCGCAGGTGGTGGCGCGCGCCCGCGAGGCGCTGCGCGCCGGCGCCCCCGTGCTGTGCGACGTGGCGATGGTCGCCAGCGGGGTGACCCGCAAGCGGCTGCCCGCCGGCAACGAGGTGGTGTGCACGCTGTCCGACCCGTCCGTGCCCGGTCTCGCGGCGGAGCTCGGCACGACGCGTACCGCCGCGGCCCTGGAGCTGTGGCGCGACCGCATGGAGGGCGCCGTGGTGGCCGTGGGCAACGCGCCGACCGCGCTGTTCCGGCTGCTTGAGATGGTCCGCGACGGCGCTCCGCGCCCGGCGGCGGTCATCGGGATGCCCGTCGGCTTCGTCGGCGCGGCCGAGTCCAAGGACGCGCTGGCCGACAGCGTCCACGGTCTCGACCACCTGGTGGTGCGCGGGCGCCGCGGGGGCAGTGCCATCGCGGCGGCCGCGGTCAACGCCATCGCGAGCGAAGAGGAATGA